In the uncultured Methanobacterium sp. genome, one interval contains:
- the serB gene encoding phosphoserine phosphatase SerB, producing the protein MIKLIAFDLDNVLIDGEVIDEMAKVTGVDEEISKITSQAMEGKLDFGTALKERVSLLKGASVEDINKVMLEIPLMEGAKDSVKELKKRGYKIATITGSFDCIAQRMKDELDLDYVYSNSLQEEDGVLTGEVTGPLIDGSKKEVLQELMKLEKISAEECAAVGDGANDVSMLEEAGLGIAFNAKPVLKEIADIIVENKDLRELLEIFDESSDKKASKKAEEEPKESFPELLSKKKDLEKTLKELTTRRDKLNDEAKVFRQERDELNSQIRGNLDNALKYRDERDQINQEVKKYKKLRDEAHQAYKKMEWTSGRREAVQIEDEIKRLDKTIETRVLDIRKENELVKKVTDLRKKLQGMQEDEESRSEALKFKEVSETHHAEVVELSDKAQETHEKMLEYFRNIDEIRSQADAAHQKFIETREKANNVHEEVKATFGKIRKANKGMDRVKAKERSAEDEIVRKKNSEEKEKAEEIYRKFLEGKKVSTEELLLLQKHNIV; encoded by the coding sequence TTGATTAAACTTATCGCATTTGATCTTGATAACGTCCTTATAGACGGTGAAGTCATAGACGAAATGGCTAAAGTGACTGGAGTAGATGAAGAAATTTCTAAAATAACCAGTCAGGCCATGGAAGGAAAACTAGATTTTGGAACAGCCCTGAAAGAAAGAGTATCACTCTTGAAAGGAGCATCAGTTGAAGATATCAACAAGGTAATGCTGGAAATTCCCCTTATGGAAGGGGCAAAAGACAGTGTTAAAGAGCTCAAAAAGAGGGGTTACAAAATAGCAACCATAACTGGCAGTTTTGATTGTATTGCCCAGCGCATGAAAGACGAACTGGACCTGGACTACGTGTATTCCAACTCGCTCCAGGAAGAAGATGGTGTTCTAACCGGTGAAGTAACCGGTCCGCTGATAGATGGTTCCAAAAAAGAAGTTCTCCAGGAACTGATGAAACTAGAGAAAATCTCAGCTGAAGAATGTGCTGCAGTTGGCGATGGTGCCAACGATGTTTCCATGCTTGAAGAAGCAGGTCTAGGGATAGCATTCAATGCTAAACCTGTTTTAAAAGAAATAGCAGATATCATCGTCGAAAATAAGGACCTAAGAGAATTACTGGAAATATTTGATGAAAGTTCTGATAAAAAAGCTTCTAAAAAGGCTGAAGAAGAACCTAAAGAAAGCTTCCCTGAACTTTTATCCAAGAAAAAGGATCTTGAAAAGACCCTTAAAGAACTCACAACCCGAAGAGACAAGCTAAATGATGAGGCTAAAGTATTCCGTCAGGAACGGGATGAACTTAACTCCCAGATAAGAGGAAACCTGGACAATGCCCTGAAGTACAGGGATGAAAGGGACCAGATTAACCAGGAAGTTAAGAAATATAAAAAACTCAGAGATGAAGCCCATCAGGCCTACAAAAAAATGGAATGGACCTCCGGAAGAAGGGAAGCCGTTCAGATTGAGGATGAAATAAAACGTCTGGATAAAACCATTGAAACCAGAGTTTTAGACATCCGAAAAGAAAATGAACTGGTTAAAAAGGTTACAGATCTCCGTAAAAAGCTTCAGGGTATGCAAGAAGATGAAGAAAGTCGTAGTGAAGCTTTAAAATTCAAAGAAGTTTCTGAAACCCACCATGCTGAAGTGGTGGAGTTATCTGACAAGGCACAGGAAACCCACGAAAAAATGCTGGAATACTTCCGCAACATCGATGAAATCCGCAGCCAGGCAGATGCAGCCCATCAGAAGTTTATAGAAACCCGGGAAAAGGCAAACAACGTTCATGAAGAAGTTAAAGCTACCTTTGGTAAAATAAGGAAAGCCAATAAAGGCATGGACAGAGTTAAAGCCAAAGAACGAAGCGCTGAAGATGAAATTGTGCGTAAGAAAAACTCCGAGGAAAAGGAGAAAGCCGAAGAAATCTACCGTAAGTTCTTAGAGGGTAAAAAAGTTTCTACAGAGGAACTACTCCTCTTACAGAAACATAACATTGTCTGA
- a CDS encoding MFS transporter, producing MKPTDSSFKVNNDVKIAALLVASIASFFTPFMGTSINIALPTIGIDFGADAILLNWVTNGFLLAAAIFAVPLGRVADIHGMKKIFTYGIIIFTVASLFCALAPSSIILIAFRVLQGIGSAMIFVTGLAIITSVFHPKNRGKAIGINVAAVYVGLSLGPVIGGLMTQYLGWRSLFLLMIPFGLLVVAIVFWKLKDEWAASRGEKFDWVGSILYSIMLFLVMYGFSSLPQLDGWIMLVLGIAGFFAFLRWELRSKSPVFNVRLFKNTSFTFSSIAALINYSATFAVTLLLSYYLQYIRGFEPQTAGLILVAQPILMAITAPLAGRMSDRIDARLIATTGMAVVAIGLFTFTFIGSDTSLINIIIGLAVLGLGFGLFSSPNTNVIMGSVERKFYGVASATVSTMRLIGQTMSIGIATLVFALLLGRVQITPEQYIPLLGSIHICFVVFTVLCFVGVFISWYRGESGYREEKDGQ from the coding sequence ATGAAACCTACTGATAGTTCTTTTAAGGTTAATAATGATGTTAAAATAGCTGCACTTTTAGTAGCATCCATAGCTTCCTTTTTCACACCATTCATGGGAACCTCAATTAACATTGCTCTACCTACCATTGGAATTGACTTTGGGGCAGATGCAATCCTCTTAAACTGGGTTACCAATGGATTTCTCTTAGCAGCTGCTATTTTTGCAGTTCCATTGGGAAGAGTGGCGGATATACATGGAATGAAGAAGATATTCACCTATGGAATCATCATATTCACGGTGGCATCTCTTTTCTGCGCCTTAGCCCCCTCTTCAATTATTTTAATAGCATTCCGGGTTCTTCAAGGAATTGGGTCCGCTATGATCTTCGTCACCGGTCTAGCTATAATCACTTCAGTTTTTCACCCTAAAAACAGGGGAAAGGCTATAGGTATAAATGTAGCTGCGGTTTACGTTGGATTATCTCTGGGCCCGGTAATTGGTGGCCTCATGACCCAGTACCTGGGTTGGAGGAGTTTATTTTTATTAATGATACCGTTTGGCCTCCTGGTAGTGGCCATAGTATTCTGGAAACTCAAAGATGAATGGGCTGCCTCCCGCGGAGAGAAATTTGACTGGGTGGGTTCAATACTCTACAGTATCATGCTGTTTTTAGTCATGTATGGATTCTCCAGTCTCCCACAACTTGATGGTTGGATCATGTTAGTTCTGGGAATTGCAGGATTTTTTGCATTCCTCAGATGGGAACTCAGGAGCAAAAGCCCGGTGTTTAATGTCCGATTGTTTAAAAATACCTCCTTCACATTTTCTTCAATAGCAGCGCTTATCAACTACAGTGCTACATTCGCGGTAACTCTGCTGTTAAGCTACTATCTTCAGTACATTAGGGGATTTGAACCCCAGACTGCTGGACTGATACTGGTGGCTCAGCCTATACTAATGGCCATAACTGCACCTCTGGCAGGTCGAATGTCAGACCGGATTGACGCCCGTCTTATTGCTACTACTGGGATGGCAGTGGTTGCAATAGGTTTATTCACCTTCACGTTCATTGGTTCTGACACATCCCTGATTAATATCATCATAGGGCTGGCAGTACTGGGACTGGGATTCGGACTCTTCTCATCACCCAACACCAATGTAATAATGGGCTCAGTGGAAAGGAAATTCTATGGAGTGGCCTCAGCCACAGTGAGCACCATGAGACTCATAGGCCAGACCATGAGTATAGGGATTGCCACCCTCGTATTCGCCCTTTTACTGGGTAGGGTGCAGATCACACCAGAACAATACATTCCACTCCTGGGAAGTATACATATCTGTTTTGTGGTTTTCACGGTCCTCTGTTTTGTGGGAGTATTTATATCTTGGTACCGGGGAGAAAGTGGTTATCGGGAAGAGAAGGATGGACAATAA
- the cyaB gene encoding class IV adenylate cyclase — translation MIEVEVKAHAPQDKGALEEKLVEIGAGRVGEEFQEDVYFNAPHRDFAQTDEALRIRKVTDESSEKIFITYKGAKMDEVSKTRKEIEVGVEDSHKVADIFKSLSFRPVATVRKNRTIYALKDLVITLDEVQKVGSFVEIEKEIEEGEDTKEALDEIFATYSKIGIKDGFERRSYLELMEIH, via the coding sequence ATGATCGAAGTGGAAGTTAAAGCCCACGCACCTCAAGACAAGGGTGCATTGGAAGAAAAACTGGTCGAAATTGGTGCCGGAAGAGTGGGGGAAGAATTTCAGGAGGATGTTTATTTTAATGCACCCCACAGAGACTTCGCCCAGACTGATGAAGCCCTTAGAATAAGAAAAGTCACAGATGAATCATCAGAAAAAATATTCATTACCTACAAGGGCGCTAAGATGGATGAAGTGAGTAAAACCAGGAAAGAAATTGAAGTGGGAGTGGAAGACTCTCATAAAGTGGCTGATATTTTTAAAAGCCTCAGTTTCCGTCCAGTGGCAACCGTGAGAAAGAATCGTACCATTTACGCCCTAAAAGATCTGGTTATAACCCTGGATGAAGTTCAGAAAGTGGGCAGTTTTGTGGAGATTGAAAAAGAAATTGAAGAAGGTGAAGACACTAAAGAAGCACTGGATGAGATTTTCGCCACCTATTCAAAGATAGGAATAAAAGATGGTTTTGAAAGAAGATCTTACCTGGAACTGATGGAAATTCATTGA
- a CDS encoding TATA-box-binding protein → MTKVEIKVENIVASATLGKSVDLPQVAPALEGVEYNLEQFPGLVYKLKEPKTAALIFGSGKLVCTGAKSIENSKKAIHIAVDKMRTLDPDIPHEFEIKVQNIVASANLEKTLNLEAVALDLENTEYEPEQFPGLVYRLGDPKVVLLLFGSGKVVCTGAKTISDAQLGVEKTKERLSELDLL, encoded by the coding sequence ATGACAAAAGTTGAAATCAAAGTGGAGAACATAGTGGCTTCCGCAACGCTCGGAAAGTCCGTAGACCTTCCTCAAGTCGCACCAGCGCTGGAAGGTGTAGAATATAATCTTGAACAATTTCCCGGATTAGTCTACAAGCTTAAAGAACCCAAAACTGCGGCTCTTATTTTCGGATCCGGTAAACTGGTGTGCACCGGAGCTAAGTCTATAGAGAACTCTAAAAAGGCTATACACATAGCAGTAGACAAGATGCGCACTCTTGACCCTGATATACCCCATGAATTTGAAATTAAAGTTCAAAACATAGTTGCTTCTGCCAACCTGGAAAAAACACTCAACCTAGAGGCAGTGGCCCTTGACCTGGAAAATACTGAATACGAGCCAGAACAATTCCCTGGCTTGGTTTACCGACTAGGTGATCCTAAAGTAGTACTGTTACTATTTGGATCTGGAAAAGTAGTATGTACCGGTGCAAAAACTATCTCAGACGCACAACTTGGTGTAGAAAAAACGAAGGAAAGATTATCTGAATTAGATTTATTATAA